TGGGATCGAGGCCGGTCTGGAGCAGGTCGATCTCAAGACCAAGAAGACCAAGAGCGGCGCCGACTTTGGCACAGTGAACCCGAAGGGCCAGGTGCCGACGCTGGTGCTGGACAATGGGCAGACGCTGACCGAGGGGCCGGCGATCGTGCAGTGCCTCGCCGATCTGAAGCCGCAATCGGGGCTGGCTCCGCAAAACGGCACCTTCGAGCGCTATCGGCTGCAGGAGTGGCTGAACTTCATCACGGCCGAGATCCACAAGCCCTTCGGCGCGCTCTTTAGCGGGGCGACGCCTGAGGACTACAAGCCGATCGCGCGCGACGCGCTGACTGCCCGCTTCGCCTACGTCGACCGCCTTCTGGCGAGCGGTGGTCCCTACCTTATGGGCGCGAACTTCACGGTCGCCGACGCGTACCTGTTCGTGATGACGCTCTGGGCGAATTTCGTGAAGCTCGATCTGAGCCAATTTGCGCGGGTCAAGGCCTACGCCGAGCGGATTGCGGCGCGGCCCAAGGTTCACGAAGCGTTGAAGGAAGAAGGGCTCGCGAAATAACGCGCAGCGCCTTCGCGTTTTCTGACCGGCGGTCCGTCTTGTCCGGGCCGCCGGTCGCTTTTGTCAGTGCCCGCCCGACTCCCCTGCCGGTACGCGATTTCGATAACGGCGAGCGCCGCGAATGGGCTATAGTTGCAACGGACGGTGTGCCGGCGCAAAGGTGCTCCATGACTACATATCTTTACGAAGTGCTTGAACGCCTGGTGGCCTTCGACACCGTGAGCTCCAACAGCGACGCGCCCGCGATGGAGTTCCTCGCCGAACGGCTCGAAGCGCACGGCTTCAAGGTCCATCTCCATCGCATCGAGATCGCCGGCACGCCGCAGCTCAACCTAGTCGCATGGGCTGGGCCGCCGCGCCCCGACGGCCTCGCCATCTCGGGCCATCTCGACACGGTTCCCTACGCGGGGCAGCCCGGATGGAATCGCGATCCGCTGAAGCTCGGCGCCGACGCCGAGCGCGTGTGGGGCCGCGGTACCAGCGACATGAAAGGCTTTCTAGCCGAGTGCGTTGCCGCGGCCGCCACGCTCGACGTCCGCGCGCTCAAACGTCCGCTGGTCTTCATCTTTACCAGCAACGAGGAGGTCGGATGCTTTGGCGCGAAGAGCTTGAGCGGCGCGCTCGATTCGATCCTGGGCGAAACTCCGGCGCCGAAGCTGGTATGGATCGGCGAGCCGACCTCATGGCAAGTGCAGCACGCGCACAAGAGCATCGTACTGTTCGACGTGACGGTGCGCGGGATGGGCGGCCATAGCGGCGCGCCCGGCCAGGGCGTCAACGCGATAGCCGTGGCGGGGCGCGCGCTGGAGGCGATCGGCCATCTGCAGGCCGAGCGGCGCACGCCCAACGCTCGCTTCATCGGGACCTTTCCCGACGCGCCGCATGACGTGCTCAACGTCGGGACGATCGCGGGCGGTATCGCGCCCAACATCATCGCCGAACAGTGCCGCTTCGCGATCACTTACCGCGCGCTGCCCGACGCCGACCCGCTCGAGCTCTACGGCGAAATTGAGCGGCGGCTCGCCGCGCTCGATCCGCACGATTACGCCTCGCGCAATCATCGCGCGGCGATCGAGGTCGGCTCGCCGATGGTGGTGCCGCCGCTGCTCGCGCCGCGCGGCACGGTGCTCGAGCGCGCGCTGCTCGAGGTAACGGGCACGCGCGAGGTCGGCGGGGCGCTGTTCGGGACCGACGGCGGATGGTTCGCGCGGGCCGGGATGATTCCGCTCATCTGCGGCCCGGGAGATTTCGCGCAGGCGCACAAGCCCAATGAGAATATCCGCCGCGCAGCGCTGGAGAGCGGCACGGAGAAGATTCTCGAAGTCGTCGAGCGGCTGCTTCAATAGCGATTCTGCCGCCAGCGCCGGGAGTTTGCACAGAATCCGGACCAGGCGAAGAAACGTCGCCGGCTACCCGAAAGTCGCGACCAGTTCGCCGAGCCGCTCCTTCGCCCCGTTCATGACGGACACGCCGTCGCCCACCAGCAGCGTATCGAAGTCGATCGCAAGAAGCGCCCGCACGCTCTCGCGCAAACGCGCCGGATCGTCCATCACCTGCTCGCGCAGCAGACCGCATCGGCCCGGCGGATTGCCAATCACGGCATCGCCCACGACAAGGATCCTGCGCTCGGGCCAGTGCAGCGCGACCTCGCCGGGCGACTTGCCGGGCACGCCGATAACGACGAACGGACCGACGCGCTCGCTCGTGCGCAACTCGTCATCGATCGCGGCGCCCTGGCTCCGCGCGTAACCGGCGTCGGCGGGATGGATCGCGACTCGCGCGCCGGTGCGCTCACGGATGAGGTTGGCCGCCCGCACGTGATTGCGGTTCGTAAGCAGGATGCGCGCCGGGCAGGCGCGAATGATCTCCTCGAGGTCGGCGGCTGCGGGTTCGACCGGGTCGATGCAGACGTTGCCCGTGGGATGAGGTACGAGCAGGCCGTTGAAATCGTAGCCATGCGGAGTGGAGAACCAGTGCCAGGTGCGAATATCCGCCGCAATCGTTTCCATCGATGACTTCTCCAGTGATATTTTCGGTCGTCTCGCGCACGACGGGTCGCGGACGATGAGCCGCTCCGATTCTAGCGCCGCGGACTCCAGGCCAAAATGACCTACTGCGATATCGCGCCTAGCCATCCGTTTCACGGTCCCTATCACGATCGCGAGTACGGCTTTCCCACGCGCGACGAAACCAGGCTGTTCGAGCGCCTGGTGCTCGAGATAAACCAGGCCGGGCTTTCGTGGTTGACCGTGCTGCGCAAACGCGAAGCGTTCTCCAAGGCCTTCGACGGCTTCGACGTCGACCGCGTGGCCGCGTACGGACGACGCGAGCGAGCGCGCCTGTTGGCCGACCCCGGAATCGTACGGAACCGGCTCAAGATCGACGCCGCGATCGAAAACGCGCGGCGAATCGCCGGGCTGCGCGAGAGCCATGGCGGGTTCGCGCGCTGGCTTAGGGCAAACCATCCGCTTGAGAAAGCCGAGTGGGTCAAACTGTTCAAGCGAACCTTTGTTTTCACGGGCGGCGAGATAACCGGCGAATTCCTGTTGAGCACGGGCTACCTGCCAGGCGCGCATGCCGAGGACTGCCCGATTTACGCAAAGATAGCGCGGTTGAATCCCCCTTGGATGGGTAGGAGATAGAAGCAGTCTGCGCTTGACAGCAGGGCGGGTTCCGTAGATATTGAGAATCGTTCTCAATTTCAGTTGGAGGCCCTAACGTGTTGTCCCGCACTTTCGTGTCCGCCGCTTTCGTCTCTGCCATGTTCTTCCTGCCCGCCGCCCTTGCGCTCGGTGCCGCCGCCGCCAATGCCGACAGCAGCGTTATCGAGGTGCGCTTCGAGAATCATCATTTCTCGCCCGCCAATCTTCAGGTGCCCGCCGGGCAGGCCCTGACGATCAAGGTCGTGAACGCGAGCAACGAGACGATCGAATTCGAGAGCTTCCGGCTGAACCGCGAAAAAGCCGTCCAACCCGGCGAGGCGATCGCCGTCCGTCTGCCCGCGCTCGGCCCCGGCAGCTACGATTTCTACGACGATTTCCATCAGGACGTTCCGCAGGGAAGCATCGTCGCCAAGTGACGGGCCGCGGGGCGTGTCTGCTGGCGCTCGGATTTTGCGCGCTCGCCGCTCAACTGATCACGGTCGGCCGCACAAATCCGCCGGCCTCTTCGGGGTCGCCGCTTGCCGCGCCGGAGCAAATCGAGACGCTTCTGACCCGCGCCTGCTACGACTGCCATTCCAACCGGACGCGATGGCCGTGGTACAGCCGGATCGCTCCTATGTCATGGCTGGTCGCGCGCGACGTCGCCCTGGGACGGAAAGAACTCAACTTCTCCGAGTGGGGTTCCTATTACCCGCAGACGCGGACGCGGAAGCTTCAATGGATGGGCCGGGTGTTGCGCGAACGCTCGATGCCGCCGTGGAGCTACCGCCTGATGCATCCGGCCGCGCGGCTCGGCACCGAAGACCGCGCGATGCTCGAGCGATGGATCGAATCCGGGATTTCCGCGAACGCGCCGCACATCTCCGATTGAGCCTTCGAGTCTCAATTAATTACAGGTTCAAATGATAAACCGCTGCATATTAGCCATTGGTAGCTCGTTTCTGGTGCTTGCTCTGCTCGCCGGCCGCGCTTCGGCGCAGTTGGACCCTTATGAATTCGAGGTGTACCCTTACGCGACCGAGCCCCGCGGAATGATCGAGCTGGAATCCGACAATGCTGTAGTAGCCAACGGCCATAGCCAGGCGGGGACCGGAACCAACGACGCCGGCACCTATCCGAGTCAGGGCATGTGGTACAGCGGCGAGGAACTTACCTACGGCTTGACCGACCGCATCGAGGCGGCCGCTTACGTCACCTTCGCCCAGCCGAGCGGCCATGGCTTCTGGTGGGCGGGCGACAAGTTCCGCCTGCGCGGCCGGCTCTTCGATGAGGAAACACTGCCGGTCAATCTCGGCTGGTACGCCGAACTCGAATGGCACAAGACGCCGCAGTTCGACGATGCCGACCTTGAGCTGGAATTAAAACCAATCATAGAGAAGGACTTCGGCCGGTTATCCCTGATACTGAATCCGGTCTTTGAGAAGCCACTTTACGGAAGGGGACACGATCAGGGTTTCGAGTTTGGTTATCGCAACGGGGTCTACTACCGCTGGCTGCGCTATCTCTCGCCCGGGGTCGAGTTCTACGGCGGCGTCGGGCTGATTGACGATACCGATCCGTTAAGCGACCAGCAGCACTACATCTTCCCTGTGCTTTGGGGCCAGCTCCCTCACGGCATCGAGTACAACGTTGGGCCCGGCTTCGGGCTGACGTCGGGTTCCGACCACGTGATCGTCAAGTTCAACCTGGAGATGGAGACCTTCATCGGCTCGCTCTTCGGTGCGTCGCCCGAAGGAAGCTGGGTTTTCTAGCTTCGATCGGCCGCGATAAGCGATCGCCCGACGCGAGAAGCTGATGCTCAGCATTGCGCGGGCGATGCGGCAAGCTTTCCCTGCGGGGGTGAGTTCTGCGATGTTGTGTGAGGCGGTGCGTAGGCGCGACTTGCGGTGTGGCGCGGATTCGCCCGCATTGGCAAGAGGGCGATCATGAAAATCGGCGTCGCGGCGTTCCTCACCGAAAAATCCGGCAATTCCGGCGCTATTGCGGCTGCGGCCGAGCGCGCCGGCTTCGAGTCGTTCTGGCTCGCCGAGCACCTGGTGATGCCGGCCGCCTACACGACCTACTACCCGCGCTCGCCCGACAAGGTGCCCGAGTTCTACGCGCATCTGGCCGACCCGTTCGTCGCGCTCGCGATCGCCGCACAGGCGACCTCGCGCATCCGCCTCGGAACGAGCGTCTGCCTGCTGCCCGAGCGCAATCCGATCGAGACCGCCAAGGCCGTTGCGACGCTCGACATGTATTCGGGCGGCCGGCTGATGCTCGGAGTGGGCGCGGGATGGTTTCCCGAAGAGGCGGCGATCATGGGCGTCGATTTCAAACGCCGCTGGCGCCATCTGCGCGAGTCGGTCGAAGCGATGCGCGAGCTGTGGAGCAAGCCGGAAGCAAGCTACGCCGGCGAGATAATCAGCTTCCCGCCGGTCAGGCTTTATCCCAAGCCGGTGCAAAAGCCCCATCCGCCGATCTTCCTTGGCGCGCACGATCCAGGGCCTGCGCTGAAACGGGTCGCGCGATGGGCGGACGGATGGATGCCGGGCGGACTCAGCCCCGAGATGGCCGCACAGGTCATCCCCGAGATCAAAAGGATGGCGCGCGAGCACGGGCGCGACCCCGCGCGGATGGAATTCTCGGTGATGCTCGGTATCGGCGCGCAGCAGACGCCGTCCACCGGGGCCCTCAAGCTCTACGCGGCAGCCGGCATAAGCCGCGTGATAATGCTTGCCGCCGAGATCGCCACGCGCGACGGCGTCGAGGTGGTCGGCGAACTGGCGCCGCTGGTCGAGCGTGGCGCGCAAGTCTGACCCGACAGTCCTGCCCGATAGTCCTGTCCGATAGTCCTGTCCGATAGACCTGCCCGATAGATCACGGCTCGATAAATCCGGCCGGGAAAGCTTAATAAACGTCGCGTGCACGCGTGCGCGCGCGGCGAGGTGGACCGCGCATGCGGCCTTGTCGCATCATGCGGCCGGTGGCATAGTCTCCGGGAGAAATGCTCGCACGGGCCGAAAAACTCATTCGGCATAGACGCGCTTGTCCATCGAAACGATCAAAATCGAGCTGAATTCGGTAGTGATGGCGGTCGCCGACCAGGTTTCCTGCGACCTCGAGGGCGAGGCCGCGGTGCTAAATCTCAAGACCGGCGTTTATTACGGGCTAGATGAAGTCGGCGCTTCGGTCTGGCGGATGCTCGACGGGCCGCGGCGCGTGGATGAATTGGTCGACGCCCTGCTGGGCGAATACGAAGTTGATCGCGAAGAGTGCCAGCGCGACGTGATCGCGCTGCTCGGCGAACTCGCGGTGCGCGGCCTGGTCGAGATTAACAACGCGGTCGAGGGTTAGCCGGCGCCGTATTCAACTTTGCAGAATCGGCCGCGCCAAAAGGAGCTGGAACGTCGTAACTTGTGCCTGGTGGTGGTTTTCGCAGTGTTCCCCTGGCCTGACTGGGGAGAGTAAGATTGTTGTCTGAACCTTCGGCGCGTAGGCTTTATGGCCTGTGAGCTGAAAAGCGGCAGGCGGCGCAAGATCAAATCTTCGTCACAGGCGCGTTCTCGGCGACCGCTTAAGTTCCACTACGTCGCCTATGGGCTGGCGGTAGATTCCGACGTCGCGTTGCTCGAACTCGAAACGACTCAGCGCAAATATGCTGCGACGTTTCCCGGGCGATTGCGCATCCGGATGGGTGCGCCGTCTTCCGAGGTCCGCGAGCCGCGCGATTGGCTGCTGCAGACGAGCCTGCCCGACGGTCAACCATGGATGTGGGCCGCGCGTCATGACCATGGCTTCCTCATGCGCTACGTCGGGATGGCCGATTTTGCGGTCAATCTCCGGGGCACCGAAATCACTCTCCTGCACGCCGAACCCGTAAGCTCGCGCGAGACCTTGGGCCATCTGCTGCTCGATCAGGCGCTGCCGATGGTGTTGGGTCTGCGCGGCATCCCGACGCTCCATGCTTCGACGGTGATCACGCCGCGCGGCGTGTGTGGTTTTCTTGGGCCGGCGGGCGCGGGCAAGTCGACTCTGGCGGCGAGCTTCGCGGCTGCCGGATATCCGGCGCTGGGCGACGATTGCCTGGCGATAAAGGAGGAGCGCGGATTCTTCGCTATCCCAGCTTATCCGGGTCTGCGTCTTTGGGCCGATTCGGCAGAGCCGCTATCGACGGATTGGTCGGACGCGCCTTCGCTCGCGCACCATACGCGCAAACGGCGCATCTGGAGCGCGCCTGCGGCAGAGCGGTTTCCCGTGCGTCCGGTCCGCCTCGCGGTTATCTATTGCCTCGTGCGCGAGCCGCGCAACGACGGCGCGGCGCAACAGTCGGAGCCTCTGATCGAGCCGCTGCGCGCCAACGACGTGTTTCTGCAACTGCTCTCGGCGAGCTTCATGCTCGACATCACCGACCGCGCGGTGCTCACGCGCAACCTCCGCTTCATCGAGCGCCTGCTCGGAGCAGTGCCGGTGCGGCGGCTCAGAATCCCCGATGGGTTTTCCTCGCTGCCCAGAGTGCGCGAGGCGGTGCTCAACGACCTGGGTGCGTCCGACCTGGCCGCCGCGGTCGGCGCGAGGTAGGGACGGGTCAGGCGCAGGCGGCCGGTCGCGCGTGACACCGTCGTGAACGCTATCGCATCGACTCTCAGACCCCAGCCACCTAGTCCGAGGCCGAACTCCTGATCTGCCGTGCAACTTCGGCCGCCATGCCTAGCGCGCGCGGCGCCGCCATCGAAGGTCTTTGTACCGGCTCAAGATTCGTGTGGTGCGAGAGGGGGGACTTGAACCCCCACGCCTTGCGGCACCGGATCCTAAGTCCGGCGCGTCTGCCATTCCGCCACTCTCGCGCAAGATGAGCGATTCAATATAGAAAATTCAGCCGGCCATTGGCAGGGTGGACAGGGTGCAGCGCGCACAGGCGGCTATCGGGTTCAGCGTTGCGCGCCTTCGGCTCAGCGCGACTCTTTGACCGGAACGCCGAGCACCTCGCCGAGTTTCGCCGCCAACGGACGGAGGTGCGCCCGCGGCTGGTGAACGCCGAAGTACGGGGACGGCAAATACACTTTCGCTCCATCGGTAAGCTCGAGGGCGATTTCGCATTCGTTCGCTTCGCCGCCGCCGCGCGCCCCGTCGATCCGGACCGCACGAACCGATCCGGTGGCACACAGTTGTTGTCTGCCATAGCTGACGCTGCCTCCGGCCATGATGCTGAGCGGAGTCCTGCGCGTGCTCCAGGACCGGAGCGCCAGGGCCGCGCTGTAACCCGCGACCGCGACGAAAACCGCGCCGATCCACAGGTTCGCCGACGTTCCCTTCAGGTGGCGGAAAAATATGCTAGACAGCTGGAGCATCAGCACCGCGCCGCCGACGAACATCCAGACCGCCATGCCCGAGAAGATCCCGGAAGGCACGAAGATGGAGCGGTCACCCTCGCGTTTGAAGGTGTATAACGCCAAGATTTCCCCCGTCGCTCACCGCGCCGGCTCGCTTCTCATCCGGTCGGAACTGCCGCCCTGGCGCGCATGAACATTATGTTAACAATCCGCCGAACCGTAAATCGAGAGGACCAGCCGCATCTCTGCGGCCGCGCGACCTGAAACGTCGCTGGGACATCCCCACCTTCAAACAAGAGTGTAGTCACGCTCAGAAGGTTGGAACCGAACCCGTCCTGCCGTCGAGCGGCGGCCGGCGAAATGGGCAGAAACATCCCCGTCGCGGACCTGCGGGATGCGTGGTAGTCTGTCCGGGATAAGCCCGGGCCAACGGGCTTGGTAAAAGGACAACAGCTTAGTGCTTAAACAGGTCAAGCATACTGCAACAGTCTCGACGCCGGTGCGTCCCGGCGGCTGCATCTTTGTCGCGACGGCGCTGACAGCCTCCATAACCGCGGTGGCGGTCTTGGTGCTCGCGCTCGCGGTGCCTGCGCGTGCTACGGGTGCGGCGGACTCCGGTCCGGTACTCGCCGAGGTCGGCAATCACAAGATTACCCAGCCCGAAGTCGACGCGAAGATAAAGATTAAGCTTTATGACGCGCGCAAAGAGGCGCTCGACCAGATGGTCGACGACTACCTGCTGCAACAGGCCGCCAAGAAGGACAAGCTCAGCGTCGCGGACTACCTCAAACGGGAGGTTACCGACAAGGCGGCGGCTTCCGTCACCGACGCAACAGCCAAAAAATTCTACGACGAGAACAAGGACAAGATTCCGGCGCTCAAGAGTGCCGGCTCGTACGACAAGATCAAGGATCGGCTGATCGCGGCCCTGCGCCAGCGCGACGTCCAACGGGATCAGGAAGAGCTCATGGCCCGGCTGCGCAAGGAGGGGAACGCGAAGATTTTGCTCGAGCCCCCGCGGATCAGCGTCAACCTGAGCGAATCGAGCCATCCCACGCTCGGGTCCAAGGATGCGACGGTGAAGGTGATCGAGTTCGCCGACTTCCAGTGTCCGTACTGCAAGCGCTCCGAGGAAGCGGTCAAGACGATCCGCGAGAAATACGGCGACCGTATCGAGCTGGTCTTTATGGACTTTCCGCTGAGCTTTCATGCGAATGCGATGCCGGCGGCGAACGCCGCGCGCTGCGCCAATGCGCAGGGCAAGTTCTGGCCGTATCATGACGCGCTGTTTGCGGACCAATCCAAGCTCGATCCTGCCAGCCTGAAAGCGACCGCCAAGAAACTCGGCCTCGATTCGGCCAAGTTCGACGCCTGCTTCGATAAGAACCAGTACAGCGCGGCGATCCAAAAGGACCTGGAAGAGGGCCGCCGGTTGAACGTCAACGGCACGCCGACCTTCTTCATCGACGGGCGCGAACTCGTTGGTGCGCAGCCAGCGGACAGCTTCACCAGCATGATCGACGAGGAGCTGGCCAAAAACAGCGCTCGCGGCAAGAAGACCGCCTCTGCCGACTAGCTGGGATCGCGCAAATTGAAGAGCTGCAATCCGCAGGCCGTCTCGCGGCCGGCGGATTGCTTTATGCCGGCGATCAAACTCACGTGGGCCTCAGTCGCGGGCCTCAGTAAGGATAAAACGCAAACAGCATCGTCGACAGAATATTCAGCATCCACAGTCCCGGACGGACTTCGCTCCCGCGCCGCGCCGCGACCTTGAACCACGGATAGAGGACGAAGCCGGCGGCGATCCCGACGCCGACGTTGTAGGTGAAGCTCATCAGGGCAATTACCGCGAACGCCGGCAGCAGTTCGGTGTAGTCGTCGAAATCGATTTTCCGGATCGGCGCGAGCATCGTAGCGCCCACTATCACCAGCGCCGGACCGTAGGCCTGCGGCGGAATCGCCGCCACCGTCGGCGCAAAGAACAGCGATATCCCGAATAGCGTCGCCGTCACGACCGCGGTCATCCCGGTACGCCCCCCGACGCTGACGCCGGCGGCCGATTCGATAAATGCGCCCGCCGTGGTCGTGCCGGCAAGGGCGGCGAACGTGGTCGCCAGCGCGTCCGCCATCATCGGCCGTTCGATTTGCGGTAGACTGCCTTCGGCGTCAAGCAGTCCGGCGCGTTCGGAGACGCCGACCAGCGTTCCCAGAGTGTCCACTAGCGCCATCACGAAGATCGTCAGCAGCACACCGAAGAAGCGCCAGCCGAACGCCGCGCCGAAGTCGAGCTTGAGCAGAATCGGCGCGGGACTGGGCGGCAGACTGACAAATCGCGCGGGCACCGGGGCCACTCCGAGCGCGAAGGCGGCGGCCGCGGCGAGCAGGATTCCGATCAGGATCGCTCCAGGCACGCGCCACAGCGTGAGCATCGCGATACCGACAAAACCGAACGCCGCCACCATCGCGGGTGCCGAGTTCAGCGCGCCGATCCGAACCGGCGCGCCGGCGACGCCGAGCGTCACGATGCCTGCCTCGTTGAGACCGATGAAGGCGAGGAACAGCCCGATGCCGGCCGCGAAGCTGAAGCGCAGTCCCGGTGGTACCGCGTCGGTCATCCATTGCCGCACGCGGGCGATCGTCAGCAGGGTGAACAGCACGCCTGCGATGAACACCACGGCGAGCGCCGCCTGCCATCGGAAGCCCAGCACGCGCACCACCGTGTAGGCGACGAACGCGTTTTCGCCCATGTAGGGCGCGATCGCGAACGGCCGGTTCGCGTAGAGCCCCATCAGCAGCGTGCCGAACATCGCGGTCATCACGGTCGCGACCATCGACGGTCCTTCGGGGATACCCGCGGCCTTGAGGATCGCCGGGTTGACCGCGACGATGTATGCCATGGTGACGAAGGTGGTGACGCCCGCCAGCATCTCGCGGCGCAGATTGGTCCCGGCGGCGTCGAAGCCGAAAAACGCGGCGAGCTTTCGCTCCATCGATGGCGCTCCTCTCGCTATTGCGCGCGCGGATGAGCCGCGGCGGGCGCGCCAGTATAACTCGCGACGCGGATTTTCATCAGCGTTGGCGGCGCAAGCGGGATGGTGTAAAAATCGCGTCCGGGGAAAAATCCGCGATGGAAAAATCCAGGCGAGGGTCCAAATCGAGTAAACCGTCGCGCGCCGCACGCGGCGCGGGCAAGAAACCGCCGCGCACGCTTGCCGTCGATGTCGGCGGCACCGGCATCAAGACCGAACTGCTCGACGAGCGCGGCCGCCCGCTGACCGATCGCGCGCGCCTCTCGACGCCCGCCGGCGCAACTCCGCGCCAGGTGATCGCGATCATCGGCAAGCTGGCCAAGGGAGAGGGCGGTTTCGATCGCGTCTCGGTGGGGTTTCCGGGCGTAACCAAGGACGGCGTCATCTATAGCGCGCCCAACCTGGGCAAAGGATGGAACAATTTCCCGCTCGAGCGGAAGCTGCGCGACGCGCTCGGGCGGCCGGTGCGCGTCGCCAACGACGCCGACGTGCAGGGGCTCGGCGCCGTTTCGGGCCGCGGGATCGAGCTGGTGATCACGCTTGGCACCGGTGTGGGATCGGTGGTTTTCGTTAACGGCAGTCGCCTGCACCTCGAACTCGGGCATCATCCGTTTCACAAGGGCAAATCCTACGAGGATGAGCTGGGCCATCGGATGCTCGAGAAGAAGGGCAAAAAATGGTGGAACAAACGGCTGCGCGAGGCGATCGAGGATCTCAAGATCGCGTTCAACTATGACCGGCTCTATCTCGGCGGCGGCGATTCCAAGTTCATCCGCTTCGAGCCGCCCGAGGGCGTGAAAATCATCAGCAACGAGGATGGGCTGCTCGGCGGAATCAAGCTCTGGGGCGACCTCGACGCCAAGGCGGCCGCCAAAGCGGGCGTCAAGAAGACGGCCGCCGGAGCAAGCGTCAAAAACGTGAAAAAGACGCGCCGGGTAAAGCATCGGCGCAAGGCGCCTGCCGTTGCCGCCCCCGCCCCCGCAACACCTCAACCGGCGGCCGCGCCTGAAGCGCCGGCCTGATCGCGCAGTTGGATTTTACCGCGAAGGCGCCGCCGCCACCGCCGCGGTAACGATAGCCTGCGCTTCCTCCTCGATGCGGCGCAGATGGTCCGCATCGCGGAAGCTTTCCGCGTAGATTTTGTAGATGTCCTCCGTACCGGAGGGGCGCGCCGCAAACCATCCGTTTTCCGCGATCACCTTGAGGCCGCCGATCGGCGCGTCGTTGCCAGGCGCGTTGGTGAGGATCGCCTGGATTTTTTCGCCCGCCAGGTTCGCAGAGCGCACTTGTTTGGGCGAAAGCCGCCC
This DNA window, taken from Candidatus Binataceae bacterium, encodes the following:
- a CDS encoding heme-binding domain-containing protein, which codes for MTGRGACLLALGFCALAAQLITVGRTNPPASSGSPLAAPEQIETLLTRACYDCHSNRTRWPWYSRIAPMSWLVARDVALGRKELNFSEWGSYYPQTRTRKLQWMGRVLRERSMPPWSYRLMHPAARLGTEDRAMLERWIESGISANAPHISD
- the gstA gene encoding glutathione transferase GstA — its product is MKLYFSPGACSLSPHIVLREAGIEAGLEQVDLKTKKTKSGADFGTVNPKGQVPTLVLDNGQTLTEGPAIVQCLADLKPQSGLAPQNGTFERYRLQEWLNFITAEIHKPFGALFSGATPEDYKPIARDALTARFAYVDRLLASGGPYLMGANFTVADAYLFVMTLWANFVKLDLSQFARVKAYAERIAARPKVHEALKEEGLAK
- a CDS encoding cupredoxin domain-containing protein, whose translation is MLSRTFVSAAFVSAMFFLPAALALGAAAANADSSVIEVRFENHHFSPANLQVPAGQALTIKVVNASNETIEFESFRLNREKAVQPGEAIAVRLPALGPGSYDFYDDFHQDVPQGSIVAK
- a CDS encoding thioredoxin domain-containing protein, giving the protein MLKQVKHTATVSTPVRPGGCIFVATALTASITAVAVLVLALAVPARATGAADSGPVLAEVGNHKITQPEVDAKIKIKLYDARKEALDQMVDDYLLQQAAKKDKLSVADYLKREVTDKAAASVTDATAKKFYDENKDKIPALKSAGSYDKIKDRLIAALRQRDVQRDQEELMARLRKEGNAKILLEPPRISVNLSESSHPTLGSKDATVKVIEFADFQCPYCKRSEEAVKTIREKYGDRIELVFMDFPLSFHANAMPAANAARCANAQGKFWPYHDALFADQSKLDPASLKATAKKLGLDSAKFDACFDKNQYSAAIQKDLEEGRRLNVNGTPTFFIDGRELVGAQPADSFTSMIDEELAKNSARGKKTASAD
- a CDS encoding NCS2 family permease, with translation MERKLAAFFGFDAAGTNLRREMLAGVTTFVTMAYIVAVNPAILKAAGIPEGPSMVATVMTAMFGTLLMGLYANRPFAIAPYMGENAFVAYTVVRVLGFRWQAALAVVFIAGVLFTLLTIARVRQWMTDAVPPGLRFSFAAGIGLFLAFIGLNEAGIVTLGVAGAPVRIGALNSAPAMVAAFGFVGIAMLTLWRVPGAILIGILLAAAAAFALGVAPVPARFVSLPPSPAPILLKLDFGAAFGWRFFGVLLTIFVMALVDTLGTLVGVSERAGLLDAEGSLPQIERPMMADALATTFAALAGTTTAGAFIESAAGVSVGGRTGMTAVVTATLFGISLFFAPTVAAIPPQAYGPALVIVGATMLAPIRKIDFDDYTELLPAFAVIALMSFTYNVGVGIAAGFVLYPWFKVAARRGSEVRPGLWMLNILSTMLFAFYPY
- a CDS encoding MBL fold metallo-hydrolase — protein: METIAADIRTWHWFSTPHGYDFNGLLVPHPTGNVCIDPVEPAAADLEEIIRACPARILLTNRNHVRAANLIRERTGARVAIHPADAGYARSQGAAIDDELRTSERVGPFVVIGVPGKSPGEVALHWPERRILVVGDAVIGNPPGRCGLLREQVMDDPARLRESVRALLAIDFDTLLVGDGVSVMNGAKERLGELVATFG
- a CDS encoding LLM class F420-dependent oxidoreductase is translated as MKIGVAAFLTEKSGNSGAIAAAAERAGFESFWLAEHLVMPAAYTTYYPRSPDKVPEFYAHLADPFVALAIAAQATSRIRLGTSVCLLPERNPIETAKAVATLDMYSGGRLMLGVGAGWFPEEAAIMGVDFKRRWRHLRESVEAMRELWSKPEASYAGEIISFPPVRLYPKPVQKPHPPIFLGAHDPGPALKRVARWADGWMPGGLSPEMAAQVIPEIKRMAREHGRDPARMEFSVMLGIGAQQTPSTGALKLYAAAGISRVIMLAAEIATRDGVEVVGELAPLVERGAQV
- a CDS encoding M20 family metallopeptidase; the encoded protein is MTTYLYEVLERLVAFDTVSSNSDAPAMEFLAERLEAHGFKVHLHRIEIAGTPQLNLVAWAGPPRPDGLAISGHLDTVPYAGQPGWNRDPLKLGADAERVWGRGTSDMKGFLAECVAAAATLDVRALKRPLVFIFTSNEEVGCFGAKSLSGALDSILGETPAPKLVWIGEPTSWQVQHAHKSIVLFDVTVRGMGGHSGAPGQGVNAIAVAGRALEAIGHLQAERRTPNARFIGTFPDAPHDVLNVGTIAGGIAPNIIAEQCRFAITYRALPDADPLELYGEIERRLAALDPHDYASRNHRAAIEVGSPMVVPPLLAPRGTVLERALLEVTGTREVGGALFGTDGGWFARAGMIPLICGPGDFAQAHKPNENIRRAALESGTEKILEVVERLLQ
- a CDS encoding DNA-3-methyladenine glycosylase I, producing the protein MTYCDIAPSHPFHGPYHDREYGFPTRDETRLFERLVLEINQAGLSWLTVLRKREAFSKAFDGFDVDRVAAYGRRERARLLADPGIVRNRLKIDAAIENARRIAGLRESHGGFARWLRANHPLEKAEWVKLFKRTFVFTGGEITGEFLLSTGYLPGAHAEDCPIYAKIARLNPPWMGRR
- a CDS encoding PqqD family protein, giving the protein MSIETIKIELNSVVMAVADQVSCDLEGEAAVLNLKTGVYYGLDEVGASVWRMLDGPRRVDELVDALLGEYEVDREECQRDVIALLGELAVRGLVEINNAVEG